In Bdellovibrio sp. GT3, one genomic interval encodes:
- a CDS encoding patatin-like phospholipase family protein — MRIKDKKKIALVLSGGGIKAAAFHIGVCLALQEKGFKFAGGTKEMVRQNFDPDDPMTIRCYVGSSAGAFVASILGAGYPIESLINAFQIGSGTTPSFDKDDLRYLKPISYRNIFNLNSSGLLKFIPRTLLDKTIVKGGVESLIKNGLKLNGLFSTGGIESYLRKEVLLDNDFARLGVDLFVIGTQLNHTRKAIFGNFPESYKTPNHMYINYAPISTAVAASTSLPPVFAPYGIKRPEDDKEMFFYDGEIRDTLSTHVAADHGADLVISSYSTQPYHYTEEMGSLHKYGIPLILNQALYQVIQQKIAKHIQNQNDIKSIYNTVDGYLKQIKLPDDQREKLLGLIRDKVQHRPEVDYIYISPRPQNYEMFFVDHFSLNPEILARIVRIGFKSGINVLRQHDF, encoded by the coding sequence ATGCGTATTAAAGATAAAAAGAAAATTGCATTGGTCCTAAGTGGCGGCGGCATCAAAGCGGCAGCTTTTCACATTGGCGTTTGCCTGGCTCTTCAAGAGAAGGGTTTCAAGTTTGCCGGTGGAACCAAAGAGATGGTGCGTCAGAATTTCGATCCTGATGATCCGATGACGATTCGTTGTTATGTGGGATCCAGTGCCGGTGCATTTGTTGCTTCGATTTTGGGGGCTGGGTATCCAATTGAATCATTGATCAATGCCTTCCAGATCGGATCCGGCACCACACCTTCTTTCGATAAAGATGACCTTCGCTATTTAAAACCGATCTCTTACCGCAACATCTTCAATTTGAATTCCAGTGGTTTGCTTAAGTTCATTCCCCGCACATTGCTGGATAAAACCATCGTTAAGGGCGGCGTCGAATCCCTGATTAAAAATGGATTGAAGCTTAACGGTTTGTTTTCAACCGGTGGCATTGAAAGCTATCTGCGCAAAGAAGTTCTATTGGATAATGACTTCGCAAGATTAGGTGTCGATCTGTTTGTGATTGGTACTCAGCTTAATCATACTCGTAAGGCCATCTTCGGAAACTTCCCTGAGTCTTACAAAACCCCAAATCACATGTACATTAACTACGCCCCGATCAGCACGGCGGTGGCAGCTTCAACTTCCTTGCCTCCTGTTTTTGCTCCGTATGGAATAAAACGGCCGGAAGACGATAAAGAGATGTTCTTTTATGATGGCGAGATCAGGGACACACTTTCCACACATGTTGCCGCCGATCACGGAGCTGATTTGGTCATTTCCTCTTACTCAACGCAACCTTATCACTATACTGAAGAGATGGGCTCGCTGCATAAGTACGGGATTCCATTGATATTAAATCAAGCTCTGTACCAGGTGATTCAACAAAAGATCGCCAAACACATTCAAAATCAGAACGACATTAAGTCGATTTACAATACTGTGGATGGCTATCTAAAACAGATCAAGCTTCCCGATGACCAGCGTGAAAAGCTGTTGGGACTTATTCGCGATAAAGTTCAGCATCGCCCTGAAGTCGACTACATCTATATCTCACCACGTCCACAAAACTACGAGATGTTCTTTGTCGATCACTTTAGCCTTAATCCGGAAATCCTGGCGCGCATCGTGCGCATAGGCTTCAAATCCGGAATCAACGTTCTCCGCCAACACGACTTTTAA
- a CDS encoding NADH-quinone oxidoreductase subunit N: MNMNIGLSDILLVSPMLALFLASLVPITAKVLRGNREQNPIITLSQALIGVVIAVGLMIVFGGAGKTAFNNGLIFDGVTQWMGIIALFAASASMVMMYENPATTGKQFSELIFLAMSSAVGMLILVSAVDLLMVFIGLEMMSLSLYLMIAMSHEEKLSKEAALKYFILGSFASALFLYGVAFIFGTTGNTNILAFMDQASELVQTNRLFMFGMAFVILGFCFKVSIAPFHAWTPDVYQGSPTPHTAFMATAVKAVSFAAFLRVIATRSLVGSDHLFDMLQWLAVITMIVGNTAAILQNNFKRMIAYSSVAHSGYILVGVITAGVSDDAAFGAAGVIFYILSYALMTLGAFAIASMLEKSENHIVNIDDLAGFAKQRPMLALCMTIFLLSLAGIPPALGFFGKFYLFNAAIGEGLLWLAIWGMVNSVISVYYYLRPIVVMYMKDGNADIAEHSLNATTVMVVVTALAIIFMGFVSGPLFSAIENSLL, from the coding sequence ATGAACATGAATATTGGTCTAAGTGACATTCTTCTAGTATCTCCAATGCTTGCCTTGTTTTTGGCAAGCCTTGTGCCGATCACGGCAAAAGTTCTTCGTGGTAATCGCGAACAAAATCCAATCATCACTCTAAGCCAGGCTTTGATTGGCGTGGTGATTGCGGTTGGTTTGATGATCGTTTTCGGCGGCGCGGGTAAAACGGCGTTCAATAATGGTTTGATCTTTGACGGTGTAACTCAGTGGATGGGTATCATTGCATTGTTTGCGGCTTCGGCTTCAATGGTGATGATGTACGAAAATCCGGCAACAACGGGCAAGCAGTTTTCGGAACTGATTTTCCTAGCGATGTCTTCAGCTGTCGGGATGTTGATCCTGGTTTCTGCGGTGGATCTTTTGATGGTGTTTATCGGCTTGGAGATGATGTCTTTGTCTCTATATCTGATGATTGCAATGAGCCACGAAGAGAAACTTTCCAAAGAAGCGGCACTTAAATACTTCATCCTGGGTTCATTTGCTTCGGCTTTGTTCCTTTACGGTGTGGCATTTATCTTCGGTACAACTGGAAACACAAACATTCTTGCGTTCATGGATCAGGCATCTGAACTGGTTCAAACGAACCGTTTATTTATGTTTGGTATGGCCTTTGTCATCCTGGGCTTCTGCTTCAAGGTTTCAATCGCTCCATTCCACGCTTGGACTCCGGACGTTTACCAAGGATCTCCGACTCCGCACACGGCATTCATGGCTACTGCGGTTAAGGCAGTTTCCTTTGCGGCATTCCTTCGTGTGATCGCAACTCGCTCTTTGGTGGGTTCGGATCATTTGTTTGATATGCTTCAATGGTTGGCGGTTATCACGATGATCGTGGGTAATACAGCAGCGATTCTTCAGAACAATTTCAAACGCATGATCGCTTATTCTTCTGTGGCTCACTCAGGTTATATTCTGGTGGGCGTAATCACAGCGGGTGTAAGTGACGATGCAGCGTTTGGTGCTGCTGGTGTGATCTTCTACATCCTGTCTTACGCTTTGATGACTTTGGGTGCGTTTGCGATTGCAAGCATGCTTGAGAAATCCGAGAACCATATCGTAAATATCGATGATCTTGCGGGTTTTGCAAAACAACGTCCGATGCTGGCTCTTTGTATGACAATCTTCCTGCTTTCATTGGCAGGTATTCCACCAGCACTGGGTTTCTTTGGTAAGTTCTACCTGTTCAACGCAGCTATTGGTGAAGGTCTGTTGTGGCTGGCAATCTGGGGTATGGTGAACTCTGTGATTTCCGTTTACTACTACCTGCGCCCAATCGTTGTTATGTACATGAAAGATGGCAACGCTGATATCGCTGAGCACTCTTTGAATGCAACTACTGTGATGGTTGTAGTCACTGCTTTGGCAATCATCTTCATGGGCTTCGTTTCCGGTCCGCTATTTTCGGCAATCGAAAACAGTTTGCTGTAA
- a CDS encoding complex I subunit 4 family protein, translated as MILSTIVFLPLVFALIIAVWPNARTIRPLALGFAVIEFILSLALLQQFDPSTSNLQMVERYMWIERFGISYFMGIDGISLWLILLTTFLTPITILASWTSISERVKGFHVCMFILQTAMLGTFLAMDAIFFYVFWELSLIPMYFMVGIWGGSRRIYATVKFFIYTMAGSVLMLVAMIYMMYLTQETTGQMSASLLDFYKLQIPFVGGTFFSLQTLLFFAFALAFAIKVPAFPVHTWLPDAHVEAPTPGSVILAGVMLKMGTYGFMRWVIPLFPEASEYWAWLFMLIGTVGIVYGALVAMVQPDVKKLVAYSSVSHMGYILLGLFAFNAYGMTGSLYQMLNHGISTGALFILIGMIYERTHSREISKYGGLAGVLPLFTIFFFIITLSSIAVPMTNGFVGEFFILMGTFQAQPVFAYFAVTGVVLGAVYMLWMFKRVFFGEQGELVKDEHHPLHDLNAREIAVMIPLVIMVFWMGLFPNNFLNYSKASIDHLVNNKNTYNLTINQPGATATATATAPTTPEQSTAAAAQGDK; from the coding sequence ATGATCCTGAGTACAATTGTTTTTCTACCTCTAGTTTTTGCTCTGATCATCGCTGTTTGGCCGAATGCCAGGACGATCCGTCCGCTGGCATTGGGCTTCGCGGTTATCGAGTTTATCCTTTCATTGGCTTTGCTTCAGCAGTTTGATCCAAGCACTTCCAACCTGCAAATGGTTGAGCGCTACATGTGGATTGAACGTTTCGGAATCAGCTACTTCATGGGTATCGATGGTATCTCATTGTGGTTGATCCTTCTGACAACGTTCCTTACTCCGATCACTATCCTGGCAAGCTGGACATCTATCAGTGAGCGCGTAAAAGGCTTCCACGTTTGTATGTTTATTCTGCAAACTGCGATGCTTGGTACTTTCCTTGCGATGGATGCGATCTTCTTCTACGTATTCTGGGAACTTTCTCTGATCCCGATGTACTTTATGGTCGGTATCTGGGGTGGATCTCGCAGAATCTACGCAACAGTTAAGTTCTTCATCTACACGATGGCGGGTTCTGTACTGATGCTGGTTGCGATGATCTACATGATGTACCTGACTCAGGAAACAACAGGTCAGATGAGCGCAAGCTTGCTTGATTTCTATAAACTTCAGATTCCGTTCGTGGGTGGTACTTTCTTCAGCCTGCAAACGCTTCTGTTCTTTGCCTTCGCATTGGCTTTCGCGATCAAAGTTCCGGCTTTCCCGGTTCATACTTGGTTGCCAGATGCCCACGTTGAAGCACCAACACCTGGTTCAGTAATCCTGGCGGGTGTAATGCTTAAAATGGGTACTTACGGCTTCATGCGCTGGGTGATTCCATTGTTCCCAGAGGCTTCTGAATACTGGGCTTGGTTGTTCATGCTGATCGGTACTGTGGGTATCGTTTACGGTGCCTTGGTAGCGATGGTTCAACCGGACGTTAAGAAACTGGTTGCTTACTCATCTGTGTCTCACATGGGTTACATCCTTCTGGGTCTGTTTGCATTCAATGCTTATGGTATGACTGGTAGTTTGTATCAAATGTTGAATCACGGTATCTCAACGGGTGCCCTGTTCATCTTGATCGGTATGATTTATGAGCGCACGCACTCTCGTGAAATCAGCAAGTACGGTGGCTTGGCCGGTGTTTTGCCATTGTTCACGATTTTCTTCTTTATCATCACTTTGTCTTCGATCGCGGTTCCAATGACGAACGGTTTCGTGGGCGAGTTCTTCATCCTGATGGGTACGTTCCAGGCACAACCGGTATTTGCATACTTTGCAGTAACGGGTGTTGTTTTGGGTGCGGTTTACATGTTGTGGATGTTTAAACGTGTGTTCTTCGGTGAACAAGGTGAGTTGGTTAAAGACGAACATCACCCACTTCATGATCTGAATGCTCGTGAAATCGCAGTGATGATTCCATTGGTAATTATGGTTTTCTGGATGGGATTGTTCCCGAACAATTTCCTTAACTACTCCAAAGCCAGCATTGATCACTTGGTGAACAACAAAAACACCTACAACCTGACAATCAATCAACCTGGTGCCACTGCTACTGCTACCGCTACCGCGCCGACTACGCCGGAGCAATCCACAGCAGCAGCTGCACAAGGAGATAAATAA